A stretch of Salarias fasciatus chromosome 23, fSalaFa1.1, whole genome shotgun sequence DNA encodes these proteins:
- the usp24 gene encoding ubiquitin carboxyl-terminal hydrolase 24 isoform X1 — translation METEEEQHITTLLCMGFPDPDVIRKALRLAKNDINEAVALLTNESPGLGYGYEPMESGPAPGLGSSGEGENSGRTGTGGFDPPPAYHDVVDSERNNDENGNCSGVSMEFPTTNLYELESRVFTDHWSIPYKREESLGKCLIASTCLARHGLADADENCKRFMDRCMPEAFKKLLTSSAVHKWGTEIHEGIYNMLMLLVELVAERVKQDPVPVNLMGVLTMALNPDNEYHFKNRMKACQRNWAEVFGDEANMFAVSPSNTYQKEPHGWLVDLVNRFGELGGFTAIQTKLNTDEIEIACVSALVQPLGVCAEYLNSSLVQPMLDPVIHKMITYVQNLEEKDLKDKRLVSIPDLLSAIKLLCMRFQRELVTVVDDLRLDTLLRMLKTPHFSTKMNSLKEVTKLIEESTVSKTVKNAIDTDKLLDWLVENSVLSIALEGNIDQAQYCERIKGIIELLGSKLSLDELSKIWRIQAGQSSTVIENIHTIIAAAAVKFSFDQLTHLFVLIQKSWEVESDRVRQKLLSLIGRIGREARSEATTGKVLEVLWELAHLPTLPTSLVQQALEEHLGILSDAYAVKETVKRSYIIKCIEDIKKTHNPEDSKGSDIQIPFHIGTWGKKKSNSLAKASQQSSPQTVWVVPALRQLHEITRSFIKQTYQKQDKSIIQDLKKNFEIVKLITGSLVCCHRLAVTAAGNNSISGSTLVDGRYTYQEYLDSHLRFLAFFLQEASLYLAWNRAKELWECLVSGPDVCELDREMCFEWFTKGQHDLESDVQQQLFKEKILKLEPYEITMNGFNLFKTFFENVNLCDHRLKRQGTQLCVERLDLAGMDFIWRIAMETPDEEIANEAIQLIITYSYTNLNPKMKKDSVSLHKKFIADCYKRLEAASSALGGPTLTHAVTRATKMLTATAMPTVATSVQSPSRYRGGFGSTKLVIIERLLLLAERYVITIEDLYSVPRTILPHGASFNGHPVTLHITYESTKDTFTLETHSNETIGSIRWKISEHLSCPVDNVQIFANDSVLTMNRDQKLLSQLGFNDEQSLTVKSSGTGTPSGSSESSASASSSSSSAVFNSAYALEQEKSLPGVVMALVCNVFEMLYQLANLDESRITLRVRKLLLLIPTDPEVQDALDNFVPKESSVWSHQKTLFTLGQGAGSRSPSMSSKQQHQPSAASILESLFRSSAPGMSTFRVLYNLEVLSSKLMPTSDDEMAKTSSKSFCENFLKASGLSLVVNVMQRDSIPSEVDYETRQGVYSICLQLARFLLVGQSMPAVLDDDVIRDGEALSSRPFRNAGRTGRQLSLCGTPEKSSYRQMSLSERSSIRVEEIIPAARVAIQTMEVGDFTSTVACFMRLTWAAAAGRLDLVGSPQPIRESHGTLLQHGVRTRVSSTGSNCSSSSEGETTPTALHAGICVRQQSVSIKDAIIAREALSLLVTCLQLRCQQLCSFYNLPSVSDFIIDVLLGSPSGEIRRVACDQLYTLSQSDTSAFPDVQKPNLFLLSVVLTAQLPLWSPTSVMRGVNQRLLSQCTEYFDLRCQLLDDLTTSEMEVLKVSAATMLEDEISWLDNFEPSWSSEMETSEADNILLAGHLRLIKTLLSLCGSEKEHLGPSLIQQLLDDFLFRASRIIINSSNPTPSPAPSHDFHPKCSTASSRLAAYEVLVMLADSSLSNLQLITRELLSMHHQSDPSICKEFDYLPPVESRSVSGFVGLKNGGATCYMNAVFQQLYMQPGLPEAFLSIEDDTDQPEESVFYQVQSLFGHLMESKLQYYVPENFWKIFKMWNKELYVREQQDAYEFFTSLVDQLDEHLKKMGREQIFKNTFQGIFSDQKICKDCPHRYEREETFMALNLGVTSCQSLEISLDQFVRGEVLEGSNAYYCEKCKEKRTTVKRTCIKSLPSVLCIHLMRFGFDWESGRSIKYDEQIRFPWVLNMEPYTVSGMARQDCSGEGGEGRVDGTSGGSPRKKVTISENYELVGVVVHSGQAHAGHYYSFIKDRRGSARGRWYKFNDNVVEEFDMNDETLEYECFGGEYRPKVYDQSNPYPDVRRRYWNAYMLFYQKISDQNSPVLPKKSRVSIMRQEAEDLTLSAPSSPDVSPQSSPRPPRANNDRLTILTRLVRKGEKKGLFVEKMPASIYQMVRDENLKFMRNRDVYNSDYFNFTLSLASVNATKLKHPDYQPMAKESLQLAVNFLFHTYLHTKKKLRVDTEEWMATVEVLLSKSSEACQWMVQYLVGPEGREITRVCLLECSVREVRVVVASILEKTLESALHFGDPGVDNLIDALLSLLDKDVPENVKNCAQYFSLFSNFAQRGCGPCQLLLKHSAYRRMLIFLLGPNRQNNQNRRWSPAQAREFLHLHTTLALITLHSDLGPQQTHAPGGFKLRLCSIPSSTPLLPLHADILASLFTPEGQPYLLEVMFAMRELSGPLSVLMEMVTYSSYCNEPFSLGVLQLLKTQLETAPPHELKNVFQMLQELLVVEDPLQSQRLKYAFESEKGLLALMHQSNNVDSRRCYQCVKFLVTLAQKCLPAKDYFKDLSGHWSWAVQWLQKKMTEHYWTPQSNVSNETSTNKTFQRTISAQDTLAYATALLNEKEQSGSSNGSDGSPANENADRSLRQGSESPMMLCDSKSDLEDVDS, via the exons ATGGAGACCGAAGAGGAGCAGCATATCACCACGCTCCTCTGCATGGGTTTCCCGGACCCCGACGTGATACGGAAAGCGCTCCGGCTGGCAAAGAACGACATCAACGAGGCAGTGGCGCTGCTGACAAACGAAAGCCCCGGACTCGGGTATGGATACGAGCCGATGGAGAGTGGGCCTGCCCCCGGCTTGGGCTCGAGCGGAGAAGGAGAAAACAGCGGGCGGACTGGAACGGGAGGGTTCGACCCCCCTCCGGCATACCACGATGTGGTGGACAGCGAG AGAAACAATGATGAGAATGGTAACTGCTCTGGAGTCAGCATGGAGTTTCCCACCACCAACCTGTATGAGCTGGAGAGTCGAGTCTTTACTGACCACTGGTCCATACCTTACAAGAGAGAAGAGTCCCTGGGCAAGTGTCTTATTGCCTCCACCTGCCTTGCCCGACACG GTCTTGCTGACGCGGACGAGAACTGCAAGCGATTTATGGACCGATGCATGCCAGAGGCCTTTAAAAAG TTGCTGACCAGCAGTGCCGTGCACAAGTGGGGCACTGAGATACATGAGGGAATCTACAACATGCTCATgttgctggtggagctggttgcAGAGAGGGTGAAACAGGATCCTGTGCCTGTGAACCTGATGGGAGTCCTCACCATG GCCCTTAACCCGGACAATGAATATCACTTCAAGAACCGGATGAAGGCCTGCCAGAGGAATTGGGCTGAAGTTTTTGGAGACGAGGCCAACATGTTTGCTGTCTCTCCCAGCAACACCTATCAGAAA GAGCCTCATGGTTGGCTGGTTGATTTGGTGAATCGA ttTGGCGAGTTGGGAGGATTTACAGCCATCCAAACGAAGCTCAACACTGACGAGATCGAGATTGCT tgtgtaTCAGCTCTGGTTCAGCCTCTCGGAGTTTGTGCTGAATATCTAAACTCAAGCCTTGTCCAG ccTATGCTAGATCCAGTTATCCACAAGATGATCACATATGTGCAGAACCTGGAAGAAAAGGACCTTAAAGACAAG CGTCTCGTCAGCATCCCAGATCTGCTGTCGGCCATCAAGCTGTTGTGTATGAGGTTCCAGAGGGAGCTGGTCACTGTCGTTGATGACCTGCGGCTGGACACGCTGCTGCGAATGCTCAAAACGCCTCACTTCTCCACCAAGATGAACTCCCTCAAAGAG GTGACAAAGCTGATAGAAGAGAGCACGGTGTCAAAGACTGTGAAAAATGCCATCGACACTGATAAACTGTTAGACTGGCTTGTAGAGAACTCAGTCCTGTCAATAGCACTGGAAG GGAACATTGATCAGGCTCAGTACTGTGAGAGGATTAAGGGAATCATTGAACTGCTAGGCAGCAAACTGTCGCTGGATGAACTGTCCAAGATCTGGAGAATACAG GCAGGCCAGTCATCAACTGTAAtagaaaacattcacacaataatCGCTGCCGCTGCTGTGAAGTTCAGCTTTGATCAGCTCACTCACCTCTTCGTCCTCATCCAAAAG AGCTGGGAGGTTGAGAGTGACCGGGTCAGACAAAAGCTGCTCAGCCTGATCGGGAGGATAGGCAGAGAAGCTCGCTCCGAAGCTACAACAGGAAAG GTGCTGGAAGTGCTGTGGGAGCTGGCCCACCTCCCCACTCTGCCCACCAGCCTGGTGCAGCAGGCTCTGGAGGAGCACCTGGGGATCCTGAGTGATGCCTACGCCGTCAAGGAGACTGTGAAGCGCAGTTACATCATCAAATGCATTGAGGACATTAAGAAG ACTCACAATCCAGAGGACAGTAAAGGCAGCGACATTCAAATCCCATTTCATATTGGCACTTGGGGCAAGAAGAAATCAAACTCTTTGGCTAAA GCCTCTCAGCAGAGCAGTCCTCAGACCGTCTGGGTCGTTCCAGCTCTCCGTCAGCTGCATGAGATCACCCGCTCTTTCATAAAGCAGACCTACCAGAAGCAAGACAAG AGCATTATTCAGGATCTGAAGAAAAACTTCGAGATCGTCAAACTGATCACGGGATCCCTCGTGTGCTGCCATCGACTGGCCGTGACGGCGGCGGGTAATAACAGCATCTCAGGCTCAACCCTGGTGGATGGACGATACACCTACCAAGAG TATCTGGACAGCCACCTGCGCTTCCTGGCCTTCTTCCTCCAGGAGGCCAGCCTCTACCTGGCCTGGAACAGGGCCAAGGAGCTCTGGGAGTGTCTGGTGTCGGGGCCGGACGTTTGTGAACTTGACCGTGAG ATGTGTTTCGAATGGTTCACCAAAGGACAACATGACCTCGAGAGCGACGTGCAACAGCAGCTCTTCAAGGAGAAGATCTTAAAACTGGAGCCTTACGAGATCACGATGAATG gtttCAATCTGTTTAAGACCTTCTTTGAGAATGTTAATCTTTGTGATCATCGCCTGAAGCGCCAGGGAACTCAGCTG TGCGTGGAGCGCCTTGACCTCGCAGGGATGGATTTCATCTGGCGCATCGCCATGGAAACCCCCGATGAAGAGATAGCAAATGAAGCAATCCAGCTTATTATCACATACAGCTACACCAACCTCAATCCCAAGATGAAGAAG GACTCCGTGTCGTTGCACAAGAAGTTCATTGCTGATTGCTACAAGCGATTAGAG GCAGCCAGCTCGGCCCTGGGTGGGCCAACTCTAACGCACGCTGTTACCAGGGCAACCAAGATGCTGACGGCCACGGCCATGCCAACAGTTGCCACATCTGTACAATCACCATCCAGGTACAGAGGGGGGTTTGG GTCCACGAAGCTGGTGATCATTGAGAGACTGCTGCTATTGGCTGAGCGATACGTCATCACTATAGAG GACCTGTACTCAGTTCCTCGCACTATTCTACCTCATGGGGCCTCGTTCAATGGACACCCTGTCACTCTTCACATTACCTATGAGTCAACCAAAGACACTTTCACTTTAGAG ACCCACAGTAATGAGACGATAGGAAGTATCCGGTGGAAAATATCCGAGCACTTGAGCTGTCCGGTGGATAACGTTCAGATCTTTGCCAATGATAGCGTG TTGACCATGAATCGGGACCAGAAGCTTCTGTCCCAGCTTGGCTTCAACGACGAGCAGAGCCTGACTGTGAAGAGCTCAGGCACTGGCACTCCCTCTGGCAGCTCCGAGTCTTCAGCCTCCGCCTCGAGCAGTTCCAGCTCTGCTGTCTTCAACTCTGCCTATGCCTTGGAGCAG GAGAAATCGCTACCTGGGGTAGTGATGGCTTTGGTCTGCAATGTGTTTGAGATGCTTTACCAGCTGGCGAACCTGGATGAATCCAG GATCACTCTTCGCgtgaggaagctgctgctgctcattccaACTGATCCTGAAGTTCAAGATGCACTCGATAACTTTGTTCCCAAAGAGTCCAGTGTCTGGAGCCATCAG AAGACATTGTTCACCCTCGGCCAAGGTGCAGGCTCTCGATCTCCATCCATGTCCTCGAAGCAACAACATCAGCCCAGCGCTGCATCCATCCTAGAGTCATTGTTCAGATCTTCCGCCCCTGGAATGTCTACATTCAGAGTGCTGTACAACCTGGAG GTGTTGAGCTCAAAGCTCATGCCCACATCTGATGATGAGATGGCCAAAACCAGCAGCAAATCCTTCTGCGAGAACTTCCTGAAGGCATCCGGCCTCAG tcTGGTCGTGAATGTCATGCAGAGAGATTCTATCCCATCAGAAGTGGACTATGAGACGAGACAAGGAGTCTATTCCATCTGTCTCCAGCTGGCCAG GTTCCTTCTGGTTGGTCAGAGCATGCCCGCAGTGCTGGATGACGACGTTATCAGAGATGGAGAGGCGCTGTCGTCCCGTCCGTTCCGCAATGCTGGACGAACCGGGCGGCAGTTGTCTCTCTGTGGAACTCCAGAGAAGTCCTCATACAGACAGATGTCGCTGTCTGAACGCTCGTCCATACGAGTGGAGGAGATCATACCTGCTGCTCGTGTTGCTATTCAG acCATGGAAGTGGGGGACTTTACATCTACCGTGGCCTGTTTCATGCGTCTGACCTGGGCCGCTGCAGCAGGCCGGTTGGATCTGGTTGGGAgcccacagccaatcagagagagCCACGGCACTCTTCTGCAGCATGGAGTGCGCACTCGGGTCAGCAGTACTG GGAGcaactgcagctccagcagcgagGGTGAAACTACGCCCACAGcgctgcatgctgggatatgCGTCCGGCAGCAGAGCGTGTCCATTAAAGATGCCATCATTGCCAGGGAGGCTTTGTCGCTGTTGGTTACCTGCCTGCAGTTACGCTGCCAGCAGCTGT GTTCTTTTTACAACCTTCCTTCTGTCAGTGATTTTATTATCGACGTTCTGCTGGGGTCTCCCAGTGGAGAG ATCCGCCGCGTAGCCTGTGATCAGCTGTACACTCTGAGTCAGTCGGACACGTCGGCCTTCCCCGATGTCCAGAAGCCGAACCTGTTCCTTCTCTCCGTCGTCCTCACTGCCCAGCTGCCACTGTGGAGTCCCACATCTGTCATGAGGGGGGTCAACCAGAG GCTGCTGTCCCAGTGCACCGAGTACTTTGACCTGAGATGTCAGCTCTTGGATGACCTAACCA CGTCAGAGATGGAGGTGCTGAAAGTGAGTGCAGCCACCATGCTGGAGGACGAGATCTCTTGGCTCGACAACTTTGAACCCAGCTGGAGCTCCGAGATGGAGACCAGCGAGGCGGATAACATCCTCCTGGCAGGACACCTCAGACTCATCAAGACGTTACTCTCGCTCTGCGGCAGTGAGAAAGAGCATCTCG GTCCGTCTCTCATCCAGCAGCTTTTGGATGACTTCCTGTTTCGAGCTTCACGCATCATCATCAACAGTTCGAACCCCACACCTTCCCCGGCCCCGAGCCACGACTTCCACCCCAA GTGCAGCACAGCCAGCAGCCGGCTGGCGGCCTACGAGGTGCTGGTGATGCTGGCAGACAGCTCGCTCTCCAATCTGCAGCTCATCaccagagagctgctgtccatgcaTCACCAGTCAGACCCTTCCATCTGCAAGGAGTTCGAC TATCTGCCTCCAGTGGAGAGCCGATCCGTCTCAGGTTTTGTTGGACTGAAGAACGGTGGAGCCACATGCTACATGAATGCTGTATTCCAGCAGCTTTACATGCAGCCTGGCCTGCCAGAG GCTTTCTTGTCCATTGAGGATGACACAGACCAGCCAGAAGAGAGTGTCTTCTACCAGGTCCAGTCTTTGTTTGGACACCTGATGGAGAGCAAACTGCAGTACTACGTACCAGAGAACTTCTGGAAG ATCTTCAAAATGTGGAATAAAGAGCTTTATGTGAGAGAGCAGCAAGATGCCTATGAGTTCTTCACCAGCCTGGTGGACCAGCTTGATGAACATCTCAAG AAAATGGGTCGAGAGCAGatcttcaaaaacacatttcagggaATTTTCTCAGACCAGAAGATCTGTAAAGACTGCCCTCACCG ttACGAGCGTGAGGAGACCTTCATGGCGCTGAACCTCGGCgtgacttcctgtcagagtTTGGAGATTTCATTAGACCAGTTCGTGAGAGGAGAAGTGCTGGAGGGCAGCAATGCCTACTACTGTGAGAAATGTAAAGAGAAG AGGACCACCGTAAAAAGGACGTGCATCAAGTCTCTGCCCAGCGTTCTCTGTATTCACCTCATGCGCTTTGGCTTTGACTGGGAAAGTGGACGCTCCATCAAATACGATGAGCAGATCAGG TTCCCCTGGGTGTTGAACATGGAGCCCTACACCGTCTCTGGAATGGCTCGTCAAGACTGCAGCGGCGAGGGAGGTGAGGGAAGAGTCGACGGGACCTCAGGAGGGTCGCCCCGAAAGAAAGTCACCATTTCTGAGAACTACGAGCTGGTTGGAGTTGTCGTCCACAGTGGACAGGCGCACGCTGGACACTACTACTCCTTCATCAAGGACAGACG TGGCAGCGCCCGTGGACGTTGGTACAAGTTCAACGACAACGTGGTGGAGGAGTTCGACATGAACGATGAAACTCTGGAGTATGAGTGCTTTGGAGGAGAGTATCGTCCCAAAGTTTACGACCAGT CGAATCCGTACCCTGATGTGCGGAGGAGGTACTGGAATGCCTACATGCTGTTCTATCAGAAGATCAGCGATCAAAACTCGCCAGTCCTGCCCAAGAAGAGCAGAGTCAGCATCATGAGACAGGAGGCCGAGGACCTCACGCT ATCTGCCCCATCCTCCCCAGATGTTTCCCCACAGTCCTCTCCCCGCCCGCCACGAGCCAACAACGACCGCCTCACAATCCTCACCCGCCTGGTCCGCAAGGGGGAAAAGAAGGGTCTGTTTGTGGAGAAGATGCCCGCCAGCATCTATCAG ATGGTGAGAGACGAGAATCTGAAATTCATGAGGAACAGAGACGTCTACAACAGCGACTACTTCAACTTCACCCTCTCCCTGGCCTCAGTCAATGCG ACAAAGCTGAAGCATCCGGACTATCAGCCTATGGCCAAAGAAAGTCTTCAGCTGGCCGTTAACTTCCTCTTCCACACCTACCTGCACACCAAAAAGAAACTCCG cgTGGACACCGAGGAGTGGATGGCAACGGTGGAGGTGTTGCTGTCGAAGAGCAGTGAAGCGTGTCAGTGGATGGTTCAGTACCTGGTGGGACCGGAGGGACGCGAAATCACCAG GGTCTGTCTGCTGGAGTGCAGCGTGAGGGAGGTGAGAGTGGTGGTCGCATCCATCCTGGAGAAGACGCTGGAGAGCGCGCTGCACTTCGGAGACCCGGGGGTGGACAACTTGATAGAcgccctgctgtccctgctggacAAAGACGTCCCTGAGAATGTGAAAAACTGCGCGCAGTACTTCAGCCTCTTCAGCAACTTCGCTCAGAGG GGTTGCGGTCCTTGTCAGCTGTTGCTGAAACACTCAGCGTATCGCCGCATGCTCATCTTCCTGTTGGGACCTAATCGGCAGAACAACCAG AACCGGCGGTGGAGCCCGGCTCAGGCTCGAGAGTTTCTTCACCTCCACACCACTCTGGCGCTCATCACGCTGCACTCTGATCTCGGCCCCCAGCAGACGCACg